A stretch of Chionomys nivalis chromosome 2, mChiNiv1.1, whole genome shotgun sequence DNA encodes these proteins:
- the LOC130869755 gene encoding LOW QUALITY PROTEIN: olfactory receptor 8K1-like (The sequence of the model RefSeq protein was modified relative to this genomic sequence to represent the inferred CDS: substituted 1 base at 1 genomic stop codon), with translation MGKLNHTAKLQVTEFTLLRLTSSPVLKAPLFGIFLIIYLVTLVGNLGMVILTHLDSKLHTPMXFFLRHLSITDLGYSTVIGPKIMVNSVMQQNTISYTGCAMQLTFFEIFIITELFVLSAMAYDRYVAICKPLLYVIIMSGKVRWALVLVPYVYSIFVSLLLTVKLFTLSFCDSNVISYFYCDCVPLISLLCSDTHELELIILIFSGCNLLSSLLIVLISYMFIFVAILRMNSKEGRSKAFSTCSCHLTVVVVFYGMLLFIYLQPKSSHAFDIDKMASVFSTLVIPMLNPLIYSLRNKEVKEALKRTFTHGFRIHT, from the coding sequence ATGGGGAAACTCAACCACACTGCAAAGCTCCAAGTTACAGAGTTTACTCTCCTGAGACTCACCTCCAGCCCCGTCCTTAAGgcaccactctttggaatattttTAATCATATACTTGGTCACCCTGGTGGGCAATCTGGGCATGGTTATTCTGACTCATTTGGACTCTAAACTACATACTCCTATGTAATTTTTCCTGAGACATTTATCGATCACTGATCTTGGTTACTCCACAGTTATCGGTCCAAAAATAATGGTAAACTCTGTTATGCAGCAAAACACCATTTCCTACACTGGGTGTGCTATGCAGCTGAcattctttgagattttcatcATTACTGAACTATTTGTTCTTTCAGCCATGGCCTATGATCGTTACGTTGCCATCTGTAAACCTCTTCTCTATGTGATTATTATGTCAGGGAAAGTGCGCTGGGCGCTGGTACTGGTACCCTATGTGTACAGCATATTTGTGTCACTACTTCTCACAGTTAAGCTATTTACACTGTCCTTTTGTGACTCTAATGTAAtcagttatttttattgtgaCTGTGTCCCTCTGATATCTCTGCTCTGTTCTGACACACATGAATTAGAGCTGATCATATTAATTTTCTCAGGTTGTAATTTACTCTCCTCCCTCTTGATTGTTCTCATATcttacatgtttatttttgtggCAATTCTCAGGATGAACTCAAAGGAGGGAAGGTCCAAAGCCTTCTCCACGTGTAGCTGTCATCTGACAGTGGTGGTTGTATTCTATGGAATGCTGCTGTTTATTTACCTGCAACCCAAATCCAGTCATGCTTTTGATATTGATAAAATGGCCTCTGTGTTTTCTACATTAGTCATTCCTATGCTTAATCCATTGATTTACAGTCTAAgaaacaaagaagtaaaagaggCCCTTAAGAGAACTTTTACTCATGGATTCAGAATCCACACTTAG